A part of Melittangium boletus DSM 14713 genomic DNA contains:
- a CDS encoding periplasmic heavy metal sensor, whose amino-acid sequence MTKKLLCALVVLTAVPTLAQDKSQGTSVPAASAARSPPPVPPVPPLAPPSYGIPPELASKLGIPEGTQQKVQDLTFESNEAVIGLEAEHKRAQLALERELRQPSPNEATVKELVEKVGRAETAVRQNRVALMVAIKKVLGPDTWRKLEAEMGPGGGFGRRPPPPAPPAPPAPPAPPAPPAPPAPPAPPAEKPER is encoded by the coding sequence ATGACGAAGAAGCTGTTGTGCGCCCTCGTGGTCCTCACCGCCGTGCCGACCCTCGCCCAGGACAAGTCGCAGGGCACGAGCGTCCCCGCCGCCTCCGCCGCGCGCTCCCCGCCGCCCGTGCCGCCCGTGCCGCCCCTCGCGCCACCGTCCTATGGCATTCCCCCGGAGCTGGCGTCGAAGCTCGGCATCCCCGAGGGCACCCAGCAGAAGGTGCAGGACCTCACCTTCGAGTCCAATGAAGCGGTGATTGGGCTGGAGGCGGAACACAAGCGCGCCCAGCTCGCGCTGGAGCGGGAGTTGCGCCAGCCGTCCCCCAACGAGGCCACCGTGAAGGAACTGGTGGAGAAGGTGGGCCGTGCCGAGACGGCCGTGCGGCAGAACCGGGTGGCCCTGATGGTGGCCATCAAGAAGGTCCTGGGGCCCGACACCTGGCGGAAGCTGGAGGCGGAAATGGGCCCCGGCGGTGGCTTCGGACGCCGGCCCCCGCCTCCCGCGCCGCCGGCTCCTCCCGCGCCGCCGGCTCCTCCCGCGCCGCCGGCTCCTCCCGCGCCGCCAGCTCCTCCCGCGGAGAAGCCGGAGCGCTGA
- a CDS encoding tetratricopeptide repeat protein, which produces MSTLLASFNEGVSLSISGQHEAAIRVFDRVLSQDPLHVLALSAKGSSLASLGRPADALKCFERAIDLDPETAEHYRNAALCQLELDEPDAARPLLEQALLLNPEQGWREGTAAEIAQLGEVLVTESGKQRTRGIGLSGKARYRHARHVLELALELHPGSTDAARALADVWAHLGDTEKRDQYTQLAGRLMRAVTG; this is translated from the coding sequence ATGTCCACGCTGTTAGCGTCGTTCAATGAGGGCGTCAGCCTCTCGATCTCCGGCCAGCACGAGGCCGCCATCCGGGTCTTCGATCGGGTCCTGTCGCAGGATCCCCTCCATGTCCTGGCGCTGAGCGCCAAGGGCTCCTCGCTCGCGAGCCTGGGCCGCCCGGCCGATGCGCTCAAATGTTTCGAGCGCGCCATCGATCTCGATCCCGAGACCGCCGAGCACTACCGCAACGCCGCGCTCTGCCAGCTCGAGCTGGACGAGCCGGACGCGGCCCGGCCGCTGCTGGAGCAGGCCCTGCTGCTCAACCCGGAGCAGGGCTGGCGGGAAGGCACGGCGGCGGAGATCGCCCAGCTGGGCGAGGTGCTGGTGACGGAGTCGGGCAAGCAGCGCACCCGGGGCATCGGGTTGTCGGGCAAGGCGCGCTACCGGCACGCCCGCCATGTGTTGGAACTGGCGCTGGAGCTGCACCCGGGCTCGACGGACGCGGCGAGGGCCCTGGCGGATGTCTGGGCCCACCTCGGCGACACGGAGAAGCGGGACCAGTACACCCAGCTCGCGGGCCGCCTCATGCGCGCCGTGACGGGCTGA
- a CDS encoding RNA polymerase sigma factor codes for MKGTAIIDDKPLEAGGISLDFDALVLDEQTALLRLARRLVWDSEEARDLVQSSLADAYEKRHTLKDPRAGGAWLRRILVSRAMSHLRRRRVWNVLREALDLAPAPRPSPEEHFAGAERWRAFGRSLRTLPAQQATAFSLRYLEGLDLDAIAEAMNISRGTVRIHLYRALQKLKAADALQGDVS; via the coding sequence TTGAAGGGCACCGCCATCATCGACGACAAGCCATTGGAAGCGGGGGGCATCTCCCTCGACTTCGACGCGCTCGTCCTGGATGAGCAGACCGCTCTGCTGCGCCTGGCGCGCCGGCTCGTCTGGGACTCGGAGGAGGCGAGGGACCTCGTTCAGTCCTCCCTCGCTGATGCCTACGAGAAGCGTCACACCCTGAAGGACCCCCGTGCGGGCGGGGCGTGGTTGCGGCGCATCCTCGTCTCGCGCGCCATGAGCCACCTGCGCCGCCGCCGGGTGTGGAACGTGCTGCGAGAGGCGTTGGATCTCGCTCCGGCACCGCGCCCCTCACCCGAGGAGCACTTCGCGGGCGCCGAGCGGTGGCGGGCTTTCGGCCGCTCCCTGCGGACGCTCCCCGCCCAGCAGGCCACGGCCTTCTCCTTGCGCTACCTGGAGGGGCTCGACCTCGACGCCATCGCCGAGGCGATGAACATCTCCCGCGGCACCGTCCGCATCCACCTCTACCGGGCGCTCCAGAAGCTCAAGGCCGCGGACGCGCTCCAAGGAGACGTGTCATGA
- a CDS encoding EVE domain-containing protein — protein MAKPQYWLIKSEPSVYAYAQLEQDGRTAWTGVRSFEARNNLRAMKPGDLCLYYHSNEGKAVVAVARVLTPAGEDPTAPGEDWASVDVGPLVALKSPVTLSTIKATPTLKDFPLITRSRLSVTPISAEHFQHVLALGETKLPRAR, from the coding sequence ATGGCGAAACCCCAGTACTGGTTGATCAAGAGCGAGCCGTCCGTCTACGCCTACGCTCAGTTGGAGCAGGACGGACGCACCGCGTGGACGGGCGTGCGCAGCTTCGAGGCCCGCAACAACCTCCGGGCGATGAAGCCCGGGGACCTGTGCCTCTACTACCACTCGAACGAGGGCAAGGCCGTGGTGGCCGTGGCCCGGGTGCTCACCCCGGCGGGCGAGGATCCCACCGCTCCGGGCGAGGACTGGGCCTCGGTGGACGTGGGCCCCCTGGTGGCGCTCAAGAGCCCGGTGACGCTCTCCACCATCAAGGCCACGCCCACGCTCAAGGACTTCCCGCTCATCACGCGCAGCCGCCTGAGCGTCACCCCCATCAGCGCGGAGCACTTCCAGCACGTGCTCGCGCTCGGGGAGACGAAGCTGCCCCGAGCCCGCTGA
- a CDS encoding amino acid permease, producing the protein MDNDSKHSLDADAAQLQRLGYAQQLLREMGGFSNFAVSFSIISILTGAVTLYGHGLRFGGPFVMAVGWPLVAVMTLTVAASLAQLASSFPTAGALYHWSAMLGGARVGFFTAWLNTIGQFAITAGIDFGLAEFVADMLGFPRDRGYVLPIYALILLSHAVLNHVGVRAVAVLNNLSAWYHVAGVAVLIGALAAFAPRQDLGFLMTRFTAEPHVYTYGFLIGLLQAQWTFTGYDASAHVSEETKDPTRNAPWGIFLSVAVSAVVGYILLVGVTLAIGDLGATAAAPNPFLYVLRESLGPALGGALVWIAIGAMWFCGLSSVTSNSRMLFAFARDGGLPFSQHLASVSPRFRSPHVAVWVSVVAAFVVAIWSGAYAAMVALSTLALYASYAVPVWVGWRARRNGTWAHRGPWDLGRYSSLVNGVALLWCAAIMVLFVLPPNELAGYTFAGLVVLLVAYWMGFQRHTFVGPKVTLVHAAPSTVQPDPGT; encoded by the coding sequence ATGGACAACGACTCGAAGCACTCGCTCGACGCGGACGCGGCGCAGTTGCAGCGGCTGGGCTACGCGCAGCAACTCCTGCGGGAAATGGGCGGCTTCTCCAACTTCGCCGTTTCCTTCTCCATCATCTCCATCCTCACGGGCGCGGTGACGCTCTATGGCCATGGCCTGCGCTTTGGCGGGCCCTTCGTCATGGCGGTGGGCTGGCCACTCGTGGCGGTGATGACGTTGACGGTGGCGGCGAGCCTGGCCCAGCTCGCCTCGTCCTTCCCCACGGCGGGTGCGCTCTACCACTGGTCCGCCATGCTCGGCGGAGCGCGGGTGGGCTTCTTCACGGCGTGGCTCAACACCATCGGCCAGTTCGCCATCACCGCGGGCATCGACTTCGGTCTGGCGGAGTTCGTGGCGGACATGCTCGGCTTTCCGCGCGATCGCGGGTACGTGCTGCCCATCTACGCGCTCATCCTGCTGTCGCACGCGGTGCTCAACCACGTGGGGGTGCGCGCGGTGGCGGTGCTCAACAACCTGTCGGCCTGGTACCACGTGGCCGGGGTGGCGGTGCTCATTGGTGCCCTGGCGGCCTTCGCGCCCCGGCAGGATCTGGGCTTCCTCATGACGCGCTTCACCGCCGAGCCCCACGTCTACACGTACGGCTTCCTCATCGGCCTGTTGCAGGCGCAGTGGACGTTCACCGGCTACGACGCCAGCGCCCACGTGTCGGAGGAGACGAAGGACCCGACGCGCAACGCGCCCTGGGGCATCTTCCTGTCGGTGGCGGTGAGCGCGGTGGTGGGCTACATCCTGCTGGTGGGCGTGACGCTGGCCATCGGCGACCTGGGGGCCACGGCCGCCGCGCCCAACCCCTTCCTGTACGTGCTGCGCGAGTCCCTGGGACCGGCGCTCGGTGGAGCGCTGGTGTGGATCGCCATCGGGGCCATGTGGTTCTGCGGGCTGTCGTCGGTGACGTCCAACTCGCGCATGCTCTTCGCGTTCGCGCGCGATGGCGGCCTGCCGTTCTCCCAGCACCTGGCGAGCGTATCGCCGCGCTTCCGCAGCCCGCACGTGGCCGTCTGGGTGTCGGTGGTGGCGGCGTTCGTGGTGGCCATCTGGAGCGGGGCCTACGCGGCCATGGTGGCGCTCAGCACGTTGGCGCTCTACGCCTCGTACGCGGTGCCGGTGTGGGTGGGCTGGCGGGCCCGGCGCAATGGCACCTGGGCGCACCGGGGGCCGTGGGACCTGGGGCGCTACTCCTCCCTCGTCAACGGGGTGGCGCTCCTGTGGTGTGCCGCCATCATGGTGCTCTTCGTCCTGCCGCCCAACGAGCTGGCGGGCTACACCTTCGCGGGCCTGGTGGTCCTGCTGGTCGCCTACTGGATGGGCTTCCAACGGCACACCTTCGTGGGGCCCAAGGTGACCCTGGTCCACGCGGCGCCCTCCACGGTCCAGCCGGATCCCGGGACGTGA
- a CDS encoding amidase: protein MAIQGYETLDATDLAGLVRDRQVHPSELVEEVITRLESINPRLNAVAHPLYEQARAAAAGPLPEGPFAGVPFLVKDLDGYLAGAPYAGGCRALAGFVPDHDAELMKRFRRAGVVIVAKTTTPELGILGITESALRGPTRNPWNPEHTPGGSSGGSAVCVAARVVPMAHGGDGGGSIRIPASACGLFGLKLTRARNPVGPDAMEGWGGFVQQHVLTRSVRDSAAMLDATHGPESGAPYMAPPVARPFLQEVGAEPGRLRIAFSTASLFGQRVDPDCVAAVQDAAKLCAELGHEVVEDAPRFPKEELVRAYFVTVAANVAVQLKAIGRQRGRAVEPGEVEPSTWALGQLGDILSAADLQTSRDAIQQAGRMTAAFHEKHDLFLDATLAYPPVRVGELALKAPELMALATLRKVPLKPLFMKLIDQLGANALERTPNTQLFNMTGQPAMSVPLFWNGAGLPIGVQFAARFGDEASLLRLASQLERARPWKDRRPAVMSRA, encoded by the coding sequence ATGGCCATCCAGGGATACGAAACACTCGACGCCACGGACCTCGCCGGTCTGGTGCGCGACAGGCAGGTCCACCCCTCGGAGCTGGTGGAGGAGGTCATCACCCGCCTCGAGTCCATCAACCCCCGGCTCAACGCCGTGGCGCACCCCCTGTACGAGCAGGCGCGCGCGGCCGCCGCGGGGCCGCTGCCGGAGGGGCCCTTCGCCGGAGTGCCCTTCCTGGTGAAGGACCTGGATGGCTACCTGGCGGGAGCACCCTACGCGGGCGGATGCCGGGCGCTGGCGGGCTTCGTCCCCGACCACGACGCGGAGTTGATGAAGCGCTTTCGCCGCGCGGGCGTCGTCATCGTCGCCAAGACGACCACGCCCGAGCTGGGCATCCTGGGCATCACCGAGTCGGCGCTGCGCGGGCCCACGCGCAACCCCTGGAATCCGGAGCACACGCCCGGAGGCTCCAGCGGGGGCTCGGCGGTGTGCGTGGCCGCGCGGGTGGTGCCCATGGCGCATGGCGGTGACGGCGGCGGCTCCATCCGAATCCCTGCGTCCGCCTGTGGCCTCTTCGGGCTCAAGCTGACCCGGGCGCGCAATCCCGTGGGGCCGGACGCGATGGAGGGGTGGGGCGGCTTCGTCCAACAGCACGTCCTGACGCGGAGCGTGCGGGACAGCGCCGCCATGCTCGACGCGACCCATGGGCCGGAGTCCGGAGCCCCCTACATGGCGCCCCCCGTGGCCCGGCCCTTCCTCCAGGAAGTGGGCGCCGAGCCGGGGCGGCTGCGCATCGCCTTCTCCACGGCCTCGCTCTTCGGCCAGCGGGTGGACCCGGACTGCGTGGCCGCTGTCCAGGACGCGGCGAAGCTCTGCGCGGAGCTGGGCCACGAGGTGGTCGAGGACGCTCCCCGCTTCCCCAAGGAGGAGCTGGTGCGCGCCTACTTCGTGACGGTCGCGGCCAACGTGGCGGTGCAGCTCAAGGCGATTGGCCGGCAGCGGGGCAGGGCGGTGGAACCGGGAGAGGTGGAGCCCTCCACCTGGGCGCTCGGGCAGCTCGGGGACATCCTCTCCGCGGCCGACCTGCAGACGTCCCGGGACGCCATCCAGCAGGCGGGCCGGATGACGGCGGCCTTCCACGAGAAGCACGACCTCTTCCTCGACGCCACGCTCGCCTATCCCCCGGTGCGCGTGGGGGAGCTGGCGCTCAAGGCCCCCGAGCTCATGGCCCTGGCCACCCTGCGCAAGGTGCCCCTCAAGCCCCTCTTCATGAAGCTCATCGATCAGCTGGGGGCCAACGCCCTGGAGCGCACGCCCAACACCCAGCTCTTCAACATGACGGGCCAACCGGCCATGTCGGTGCCGCTCTTCTGGAATGGCGCCGGGCTGCCCATCGGGGTGCAGTTCGCCGCCCGCTTCGGAGACGAGGCCTCGCTCTTGCGCCTGGCGTCCCAGCTCGAGCGGGCCCGTCCCTGGAAGGACCGGCGGCCCGCCGTGATGTCACGCGCCTGA